One Klebsiella electrica genomic window, GGGAAAGGGCCGCTGTCACTGCTTGAGCTGCGCGGGTTTGTACTGCCATCACAGATTTTCTCGACCGGTGGCGTGGTTGCGGCTGATATGAGAGGTGGACAATGAAAAAACAATTAAAAAGGCTGTTATTTGGAGGAGCCAGCGACATATCCAAAATGAACACCAAATATAATGTTTGGGCACCGCCTGCATTTATTTTGGGACTGAGGAATGGTCTGCTGTTGGCTGTATTTTTGCTGCTGACCGGTTGCGAACAATCCAATGCAGAGACATCCAGTGCCGGAAACATTCGTGGTTATAACCATGTGGCAGGACAGAACGTTAACTGGTTTTCAGTGAATGGTTATAGCAGTACGTTAAATGGCAACTCATGCTGCGTTATGATCCCCGATAAATGGCGACCAGGGCTGATTGCACATATCGAGTGGGAAGTCGATCCTAATGCTGATGAGAAGATTCCTCGAAGAAAAGAGGGCTTCGGCTTTGACCAGAAAGCATATGCTTTACACAAAGCGAAATATCGTCAATACAGCGCTGATGTGTCGATCCCTAAATATGATCAAAGTGCAGGGATTAGCGTTCATTTTCTTCCCTGCCACCAGGTAAAGGTTTATGCAGGTGAAGCCAGCTATGGGGCTGAAATCTACCCGATAAAAGAACCGATGAATATGAAGGAGCCAGCGACATGTCCAAAATAAGTGCAAAATCCAGCGTTTGGGCTCCACCTGAGTTTATTTCTGGCTTGAGCAGATATCTGATGTTGTCGGTATTTCTTTTACTGACCGGCTGTGATCAATCTAATGCAGAGACATCCAGTGCCGGAAATATTCGTGGTTATAACCATATGGCAGGACAGAACGTTAACTGGTTTTCAGTGAATGG contains:
- a CDS encoding DUF3304 domain-containing protein, which gives rise to MKKQLKRLLFGGASDISKMNTKYNVWAPPAFILGLRNGLLLAVFLLLTGCEQSNAETSSAGNIRGYNHVAGQNVNWFSVNGYSSTLNGNSCCVMIPDKWRPGLIAHIEWEVDPNADEKIPRRKEGFGFDQKAYALHKAKYRQYSADVSIPKYDQSAGISVHFLPCHQVKVYAGEASYGAEIYPIKEPMNMKEPATCPK